The following nucleotide sequence is from Chloracidobacterium validum.
CTCGAAATCGTTGTCCGGCGGCGGCAGGAAGTCGTCGTACTCGGTTCGGATGACCGGGCAGATACCAAAAATGACCGCGTCGGTGCGGTTGACTTCTTCAATCGCGCGCTCGCGGGTTACACGGCTCACCGTGTTTTGCCCATCCGAGACCACCACAATGACGCGCCGCCCAGGCTCGCGCTCCAGCCGCCGCGCGGCAATGAAAATAGCATCATACAGCGCGGTGGCCCCGCGGGCATCGAGTCCCCGGATGGCAGCTTCCAGCGCCCCTAGGTTGGATGTCAAATCCTGCCGAAGATAAACATCATGATTGAAGGCGTAAAACGCCGCGCGGTCTTCTGGCCGCAGCATGCGACGAAAGAAATCAAGCGCGGCGTCTTGCTCAAACTTCAAGCGGTTGCGGACACTCGCGCTGATGTCGAGCAACATCGCCAACCGCAGCGGTTGGTCGTCTTGCCGCCCGATCCGGCTGATGGTTTGCAGTTGTCCGTCCTCATAAATTTCAAAGTCGCTTTCGCTCAGATTACCCACGGGCAGGCCCGTGGCGTTGTTGACGGCCGTGAGGACGGTCACGTAGTCAGACCTGACAACCACATCGGCCGCAGCGTCGTTGTTGCGTCCCCGCACCGCATCCGCTGGGAGTGGCACCACCTGGGCAACCGCTGCCGCGCCGCCACCCAGTATGAACCAACTTGCAACCCACCATTGCCGCCAAATTTTACGGCACCAAATGCTCAAGCCGCCTCGCTTGCCGCGTGACACGCAATCCCTCCCCCCATAGCTGTGAGCCATTGGTCAAATTCCGCCAGGGCGACCGCCACTTGCCGCGCCCGCCGCTCTGGCTTGTGTCGGAACATACGCGCCTCGGTTTCTGCTAGTGGCGGTAACAACGCAAACGTGATGTTGACCGGCTGGTAATCGTTGTTTTCACAGTGGGCGACATAGTTGATGAGGCTTCCGATGGCGGACGCGCGTGGTATCGGAAGCAATGGCCGTCCCTGGATGAGCGCGGCCGTCCACCGTCCGACAGCCAACCCCGTCGCCAGCGACTCAACATACCCCTCGACACCAGAAATCTGTCCGGCAAAAAAGAGGCGTGGTTCATGCTTGACCTGCAAGGTCGGGGTTAGCAGTTTTGGCCCGTTGACATAGGTGTTTCGGTGAACCTGGCCAAACTTCAAGAACTCAGCTTGCTCCAAACCCGGAATCATTTGCAGCAGTTTTTTTTGCGCGCCCCACTTAATGGAGTTTTGAAACCCGACCAGGCTGTAGCTATCCGCCATCAGGTTTTCCTGGCGGAGCTGCACCGCCGCGTAGGGTTCTTTTCCGGTGCGCGGGTCGCGGAGGCCGACCGGTTTCATCGGGCCGAAGCGCAGCGTATCGCGCCCCCGCCGCGCCGCCACCTCGATGGGGAGACAAGCCTCAAAGTAATTCGCTTTATCAGATTCAAAGTCTTTCGGCAGCACGCATTCGGCGGTCAACAGCGCCTCCACAAACGCTTCGTACTGCGCCTTGTCCAGGGGACAGTTCAGATAATCAGCCCCACCCTTGTCATAGCGCGCCGCTCGAAAGACGATGTCGTAGTTGATGGTGTCGGCGTCCACCACCGGCGCAATGGCATCGTAGAAGTAAAGCTGCTCGGCGCCGGCCAGTGCCTGAATTTCAGCCGCTAGTGCGTCTGAGGTCAACGGTCCAGTTGCGATAACGGTCACGCCTTCCCTGGGGATGGTCGTAACCTCCTCTCGAACCACTGTAATGCGCGGATGGGCCGCGATTCGCGCCGTCACTTCGGCCGCAAACCGCTCCCGGTCAATGGCCAACGCTGCCCCGGCAGGCACGCGGGTTGCTTCCGCGACGGCTATCAGGAGCGATCCGGCCCGGCGCAGCTCTTCCTTCAGCAAGTGCGGCGCGGTGTTGACCTCATCCGACTTGAACGAGTTGCTACAGACGATTTCCGCCAGGCGATCAGAAGTATGGGCCGGCGTCTGCCGGACCGGCCGCATTTCGTAGAGCCGTACCGCAACCCCTTGCTCGGCACACTGCCAAGCGGCCTCACAGCCAGCCAACCCGCCACCAATAATCGTCACCACGTCGTTGGTCATCATTGTCTCCACATCAGGGAAAAACGCTTCCGACGGGGACGTGTTCCCACGTCTCCCTCGCCCAACGGCTCCACCCTAAACGATTTGCCGGCCGCCAACCAGCGCCACCGGTCGGACCGAAAGGGCAACTAGCGCCGATGCTTACCAAACCACGCTTGCAGGTAAAGCTGCTGGGCAAGCTGGTGCGACGGCCGCCGAAAACCATGAAATTCGTCCGGGACGCGCACCAGCAGCGTCGGCTTACCGAGCATCTTCAGCGCCCGATAGTATTCTTCCGTCTGCCCGATGGGCGTTCGCAAATCGGCTTCGCCGGTGAGCAACATCGTCGGGGTTGTGACGTTGGCGACGTAGCTGAGCGGCGACCGGACGGCAAACTCCTGCGGGTCTTCCCACGGGTGCTTGCGGAATTGGTCATACCAAGTCACGGGTCCATCGGTCGTGCCGACAAAGGAATGCCAGTTGACGACCGGCCGCATGGAAACTGCTGCGGCAAACCGATTCGTATGCCCGACAATCCAGGCCGTCAGGACGCCGCCGCCCGATCCGCCGCACACAAACAGATTTCGCTCGTCAATGAAGCCCTTGGCCAGCGCCGCATCCACCCCGGCCATGAGATCGTCGTAGTCCTTGCCTGGGTAGGCATACTGGATGCCATTGACAAAGTCTTGCCCGTAACCGGTCGAACCGCGTGGGTTGGTGTAGAGCACGGCATAGCCTTCCGCCGCAAAGTTCTGAAAAGCCCAGTTGAACGCCACCGAGTACATGGACCACGGGCCGCCATGAATCCACAGCACCATTGGGTAGGTTTTGGCCGGGTCGAAATCGGCCGGCTTGATGAGCCACCCTTGAATGTCGAGGCCATCTGCCGACTTGAAGCGGAGTTCTTCGGCTTGGCCGAGTGTCACCCCATCCAGCACATCGGCATTGACATCAACCAGTCGCCGCAAATCATTGGGTTTAGCAACATTGAAGGTCACGAGCGTCCCCGGTTCCGTGAAACTGGAACGGATGGCCGCGACCTGGCCGGTGGCCGCCAAGGAAAAAGCACTCAGAACGTGCGTACCATCCGTCACACGCCGGGCCTGGCCACCGACGGGCGCGAAGTAAAGCTGCACGGTGCCGCGTTCCTCAACGGTGAAATACACGCCGCTCCCATCGCGCGCCCAAGTCACACCGGTCGGCGAACCGGTCAGGTTAGCGGCCCAGGCTTTGGCCTGGCTTCCGTCAGCATTCATCAGGTAGAGGTTGGACACATGGTACGTGAGCTTTTGATAGTCATACCCCACATAGGCAATGCGCTTGCCGTCGGGTGAAACTTTCGGCTGGGCGTCGCGGCCACGGCGGTCGGTGAGTGGACGAATTTCGCGTGTTGCCAGCGTAATGGCGTAAATTTCACTATCGCCACGCGCAAACTCCCAGTCATCGCGCCGGATGGATGATACGTACACCTGCTTGCCATCCGGTGACCATTCCGGGTCGTCATAGCTGTATTTGCCATCCGTGATTTGCCCAGGCGTGCCGCCGAGTCGGGCATCCACGGTGAAGATTTGGCGCTTGGTTTTGGGAATTTGCCCCTGGCCATCCACCGCCCAAGTCATCCGGTCAATGACCACAGCCGGTTTGGCCCACTGCGCGCCTTTGGGCGCTTCCGGCAGCTTGATCGGAAGCGGCGAGTCGGTGTCCGGCACGAGCATCGAAAAGGCGAGTTGCGTGCCGTCCGGCGACCAAGTCAGGTCGGCCGGCTCACGCTCCAGATGGGTTAGTTGCACCAGATCGCCAGTTTCAGGCGTTAGAACGTGAATCTGGGCACTGCCATCGCGTTCGGCAATAAAGGCAATTCGCTTGCCATCGGGTGACCAGACGGGCTGGCGGGCGCTGTAGGTTTGCCCCGTCAGCTCACGAACCCGTGACCCGTCGCTTTCCACCATCCAGAGCACCGAACGGTAGCGGTCGGCCATCTTGTCCACGAACGTGCGGGTGAACACGATACGCCGCCCATCGGGCGAGATGGCCGGGTTGGTGACGGACTCCATATCCATGAACGTGTTTTTGTCGAGCCGGCGCGGTGTCTGGGTGGCGCTTGCCGCCGTCTGGGCAAACGCGAGCCACGGCCCGCTCAGTAACAAGGTACCGACGGCGAATCCCCAAGTCAGGTCATGTAGGCGCATGGTTCATTTGAATGACAGGTGAAGTTTCAACCCCTGGCGCGGCATGGAACGCTGGCCAGCGCGGCCTTACCGCTCATGGGTCAGCATTGCATCCGCCAAGTATCTTCAAAGCGCGAGTTCTAAACAAACCAAACCTGCCGCCGCCCCAGTGGCGCGCCATGGTGAAGACCCGCGCCGCGCCGTTGGTCAACGTGGTAGTTGACCAACGGCATCGTGCCCTTTGTTGGCATCACCAACGAGGCTTCTGCGCCCGGCTTTCCGAAGAAAAGCCGCTTTCAGAAGAAAAGCTTGAGCGCAAACTGAATTTGACGCGGATCACGGGCGCGCGTGACGCGCCCAAAGTTTTCGCCTTCAGTAATGTTGCCGCGTGGGTTGAGAAACTGCGTCTGGTTGAAGACGTTGAAGAATTCACCCCGAAATTCCAAGCGCAGACGCTCATTGAAGCGAACCGTCTTGCGGATGTTGAGGTCGTAATTGTAGATGCCCGGCCCACAGCATATCGTGCGCGGTGCGTTGCCAATGGTGCCCAACGCCTGCGGCGCAAATGCCGCCGGATCGAAGAAGTACAGATTGTTGCGCCGGGGATCGAACGTCCGAAACCGCCCGACGAGGTCTGGCTGCCCCGGCAACTCAAAGTCAAAGCTGTTCATCAGTTCCAGGTCGTCCGAGGACGTGATCCGAATCGGGAATCCAGTCTGATAGACGACGATCCCACTCACCGACCAATCGTTGACCAGTCCGCCCCATCGCCGACCTTCAACAAACTTTGGCAGCCGATAATCAAAGGTCGCCACCAACCGATGCCGCGCATCAAACAACGACAGTGACCGGCTCAACCGAAGGTCAATGGGGTTGACGATATTTTCAAAGCTTGAGGCATTATCAATGGATTTGCTCCAGGTGTAAGCCGCCTGAATTTGGATTCCCTTTTCCTCAAAGCGCTTTTCAACCAGCACCTGGAGGGAGTGATAGTTGGAGTTCCCGACGGTCTGCCGTTCAAAGAGGCTGGCAAAAACCGGGACACCATCCGGGGGACACCCCTCGCCCGTGAGCGGATTGCAAAATGGTGACGAAAACGGCCGTAACCCAACCAACGTAATGGCCGGATTATTTGGTCCGGTCACGGTTCGCTGTGGGCCGTAGGGGAGATGCAGGGTCACGCCGGGTGGAATCGCCCCCGCCGGCACGACATAGGCATTGTCAGCGCCAAACGGACCGCAAGTTCCGGGCCCGAGAATGCGGTTCAAATCCAGGCAGGTCTGTGGGTTTCCAAAGTTGATGTCGCGGGTCAGCAGCAGCCGGTGCCCCTGGGTTCCAACGTAACCGACTTGCAGCAGCAAGTCCTTTTGCAGCTTGCGCTGGAGCGTAAGGTTGTACTGCACGGAATACTGCGGGCGAAGCTGCGCCGGAATCTGCCCGTAGAGCAAAATCGGACGAAAAACCGAGTAGTCCACCGGCGTCCCGCGCTGGGGATTGAGGATGCCATCCGAGGGATTGGGCACCACTGTTCCATCCTGGCGCAAAAACGGCGTGCTAAAAAATGTATTGGTGATATTCGAGCTAATGCCAAACGGAGGCTGTGGCACGAGTTGGGCCAGAATCAACCCCTCAATCGGGCCGTTGTAAAACATCCCCCATCCAGTTCGGAGGCTGGTATTGCCCGGCCCACCGGTGAGTTTGGACAGCCACCCCTGCTGCCACCCCGGACTCCACGCCAGGCCGATGCGTGGAGCAAATGCCTTGTAATACGTCGGAAACAGCCCATCCGGCACGCCTTCGTCACCGGGAATCCCCAAGCCCAGTGGGAAGACGGCGCGGCCCGGCCCCGTTGGGCCACAGTCCTGCGAGCCAAAGACGCCCACCAGCGGGTTATCGGCGGCCAACCGACAGGGAAACTGCGTACTGGCCAGTCCGGCGCGGAAAGACTGCACCCGCCGGAAGCGGTCGGTCGGTGGCGTGTTGAGTTCCCACCGCAGGCCGTAGTTGAGCGTGACGCTAGGCGTCACCTTCCAACTATCCTGGGCAAAGAGATAAAGCGCCTGGCTGTAGAAGTGCGAAGTTTGCGCGCCAGTTTGGTAGTACGAATCCACCAGGCCGAGCAGGTAGTTTGGGAGCAGGTTGGTGTAGCCGACACTATTCGGCCCACCGCCAAAGAAGCTGAACTGCCCGTTGAGCGCGCCAAAGTTGGTCATCAGGTACCGCTGCTGGCGCAGGTCCACGCCAAACTTGGCTGTGTGGTTGCCAAATATGCGCGTCAGGTTGTTGGTCAACTGATAGGTGTTGACGACTTGTGGAATTTCTCCCTGGTAGTTATTGCCAATCGAGAAACCACCTTCCAACCCAATCCAGGGTACCCCTTCGTGCGGCGCACCTACGCCAACAATGATGCCAAGCCTTGGGTTACTTGGATCAGAAAAGCAGAGTTCCGGCGGCAGGTCCCGACAGGAAGCGTTCACGACGGTGGAGCGCTCCGGGCTGTTGAAGCGAAACAGGTTCTGCCGGAAGTACACCGCCCGCAACTCATT
It contains:
- a CDS encoding alpha/beta hydrolase family protein, translated to MRLHDLTWGFAVGTLLLSGPWLAFAQTAASATQTPRRLDKNTFMDMESVTNPAISPDGRRIVFTRTFVDKMADRYRSVLWMVESDGSRVRELTGQTYSARQPVWSPDGKRIAFIAERDGSAQIHVLTPETGDLVQLTHLEREPADLTWSPDGTQLAFSMLVPDTDSPLPIKLPEAPKGAQWAKPAVVIDRMTWAVDGQGQIPKTKRQIFTVDARLGGTPGQITDGKYSYDDPEWSPDGKQVYVSSIRRDDWEFARGDSEIYAITLATREIRPLTDRRGRDAQPKVSPDGKRIAYVGYDYQKLTYHVSNLYLMNADGSQAKAWAANLTGSPTGVTWARDGSGVYFTVEERGTVQLYFAPVGGQARRVTDGTHVLSAFSLAATGQVAAIRSSFTEPGTLVTFNVAKPNDLRRLVDVNADVLDGVTLGQAEELRFKSADGLDIQGWLIKPADFDPAKTYPMVLWIHGGPWSMYSVAFNWAFQNFAAEGYAVLYTNPRGSTGYGQDFVNGIQYAYPGKDYDDLMAGVDAALAKGFIDERNLFVCGGSGGGVLTAWIVGHTNRFAAAVSMRPVVNWHSFVGTTDGPVTWYDQFRKHPWEDPQEFAVRSPLSYVANVTTPTMLLTGEADLRTPIGQTEEYYRALKMLGKPTLLVRVPDEFHGFRRPSHQLAQQLYLQAWFGKHRR
- the trmFO gene encoding methylenetetrahydrofolate--tRNA-(uracil(54)-C(5))-methyltransferase (FADH(2)-oxidizing) TrmFO, producing the protein MTNDVVTIIGGGLAGCEAAWQCAEQGVAVRLYEMRPVRQTPAHTSDRLAEIVCSNSFKSDEVNTAPHLLKEELRRAGSLLIAVAEATRVPAGAALAIDRERFAAEVTARIAAHPRITVVREEVTTIPREGVTVIATGPLTSDALAAEIQALAGAEQLYFYDAIAPVVDADTINYDIVFRAARYDKGGADYLNCPLDKAQYEAFVEALLTAECVLPKDFESDKANYFEACLPIEVAARRGRDTLRFGPMKPVGLRDPRTGKEPYAAVQLRQENLMADSYSLVGFQNSIKWGAQKKLLQMIPGLEQAEFLKFGQVHRNTYVNGPKLLTPTLQVKHEPRLFFAGQISGVEGYVESLATGLAVGRWTAALIQGRPLLPIPRASAIGSLINYVAHCENNDYQPVNITFALLPPLAETEARMFRHKPERRARQVAVALAEFDQWLTAMGGGIACHAASEAA
- a CDS encoding VWA domain-containing protein codes for the protein MSIWCRKIWRQWWVASWFILGGGAAAVAQVVPLPADAVRGRNNDAAADVVVRSDYVTVLTAVNNATGLPVGNLSESDFEIYEDGQLQTISRIGRQDDQPLRLAMLLDISASVRNRLKFEQDAALDFFRRMLRPEDRAAFYAFNHDVYLRQDLTSNLGALEAAIRGLDARGATALYDAIFIAARRLEREPGRRVIVVVSDGQNTVSRVTRERAIEEVNRTDAVIFGICPVIRTEYDDFLPPPDNDFELLCRQTGGRVFMVNNLAELATGFTQLETELRAQYVLSYYSSNEARDGKFRRIEVRVKRPGVTVRARRGYYAPTQ
- a CDS encoding TonB-dependent receptor, which encodes MKRLMIYLSLIMNCVLYLSAESLGQTTGTLRGVVTDPNGAVLAGAQVTLTLEGTQNTRVGASDEDGTFEFPALPIGTYRLTVEAYGFKRHEQANLEVSLGRVNAITVRLEVGETTEVVKVEASGTPMVETDSTQIGASVNSRAVVNLPLNTRDTYQFLQLQPGVQSQLGSDLFTGSDQVGVVSVNGGRGRSNNFNVNGGEANDLYVNLPAVQPSPDAIEEFRVLTNTFDAEYGRNSGSVVNVVTKSGTDQFRGNLFEFFRHRALNARNFFNLQKPDYNQHIFGGTLGGPIWRGRTYFFTSYEGRRIRQGIPSDVVPVPTAAERLGDFSAGPLFGGSIADATVATVLNARPGCAAAVAAAGGAPIAAGTAYADIFPGNRIPVPCFDRTAADLMRQFVPLPNLGDSFFQANPLARQRGDQVTLRLDHRLTDRQQLSAFVFYSDSFTREPFARVADSGANVPGFGNLNNVRIAQINLSHTWTSTTTINELRAVYFRQNLFRFNSPERSTVVNASCRDLPPELCFSDPSNPRLGIIVGVGAPHEGVPWIGLEGGFSIGNNYQGEIPQVVNTYQLTNNLTRIFGNHTAKFGVDLRQQRYLMTNFGALNGQFSFFGGGPNSVGYTNLLPNYLLGLVDSYYQTGAQTSHFYSQALYLFAQDSWKVTPSVTLNYGLRWELNTPPTDRFRRVQSFRAGLASTQFPCRLAADNPLVGVFGSQDCGPTGPGRAVFPLGLGIPGDEGVPDGLFPTYYKAFAPRIGLAWSPGWQQGWLSKLTGGPGNTSLRTGWGMFYNGPIEGLILAQLVPQPPFGISSNITNTFFSTPFLRQDGTVVPNPSDGILNPQRGTPVDYSVFRPILLYGQIPAQLRPQYSVQYNLTLQRKLQKDLLLQVGYVGTQGHRLLLTRDINFGNPQTCLDLNRILGPGTCGPFGADNAYVVPAGAIPPGVTLHLPYGPQRTVTGPNNPAITLVGLRPFSSPFCNPLTGEGCPPDGVPVFASLFERQTVGNSNYHSLQVLVEKRFEEKGIQIQAAYTWSKSIDNASSFENIVNPIDLRLSRSLSLFDARHRLVATFDYRLPKFVEGRRWGGLVNDWSVSGIVVYQTGFPIRITSSDDLELMNSFDFELPGQPDLVGRFRTFDPRRNNLYFFDPAAFAPQALGTIGNAPRTICCGPGIYNYDLNIRKTVRFNERLRLEFRGEFFNVFNQTQFLNPRGNITEGENFGRVTRARDPRQIQFALKLFF